The Brassica napus cultivar Da-Ae chromosome C7, Da-Ae, whole genome shotgun sequence genomic interval cttcgAGACTTAGAGATTAAAGCTAGgtggctagaactagggtttatacaccAATCTATTGTAGTTCCAActctttgatctaataaaatGTCTCCTTCTATCTTATTACTTGCAAATCTATACAAACACTAGCCTCATCCAACGTTCCATAATTCTCACAAAGATCCCACACGAaaattagctacctagaactttccctaggagttgtagacataagcaatagcttgcatctcaccctgaaaCCATCCTAATCGAGCTAAGacttgctaagagtaaggcgagagctgatctagtgagcttagtgagcacattcaacccGCACATTAATGCTTGACCAAAACGGTCGATCAATATTCCAatagaataatcggtcgacgttttagaaagtgtatcgatcgatattcttataaaatcatcgatcgacactggtcaatagacaaaccgagaaagcgagagcctagtggtttgtttataagtgttgagctctacaatatcatgcatacaacttattaAGCATATGTAgaattataatcctgattacctgaataaaagccctaagtctagctacGTTCATATAAGTACCAAAActccaatcaatcaatcgagcaattactttgcTTACAaacctgctatttacatttaaacataaaatcaatCTAGCTTAACcaatctgattagatttattaggtttcgtagctccttgtgaattcgatccctaagtactacaactgaacttcttatttgagatagtaattcactccttaggataatttgagtggtatcaaatttggcgccgttgccggggtgCTTTGTTCGCCTTATAGATTTAGTCTGGTTTAGTCTAGGTTACTTCTTAAAACCACTTTTTGACACAACAATTATTTCTTGccttttcaggtacatgcccagcagtaccataAGAAACAAGGAAACTCAATTGCTATTCTCATCAGACCCTGCAAGTTTGGAACGTTCAATCCGCAAAGGAAGACGCTCCTCATCAATCGACAACAACAACAGTTCGTCGCTCGATTCTCGTCAACCACTGTCGACCCAAACAGCAGTTTCGTCGACCGACACTCGCTCTTCCTGTTGGAGAAAAATACCccggtatcatttcctccagcctccagGCCGGACCCAGAGCCTCGGATCGCCGATAAGGGAACGCTCCAGGTCCCCGCTAGAAGGAACCCTGAGTTCGGTCCCTGGAACCGAGctcccttccaagaaatggaaaacatctgataaggagaaccttccatatttccgaatatagaagagtttaacctaatggAACTGACTCCTAGACGACTATATAAGAGCTACTAAAATCCTAAAGTAAGGGATCGACTTCTCCAAGGCTAAGAGACTAGAATTAGACAGCTAGAACTAGGGTTAATCGAATCTTCTTTGTAACCTCTTTCGTTCTTGTTCATCTAGTCAATAAAACATCTCTTTAAGCCTATCTTTTCATAATTATCtcaaacccctacgaaatacaTACAAACTCACCCGGTTTACCAGCCTATCCATCGTTCAGTAGTACTCATGAAGAACCTACACAAAAACCCcataacagtttggcgctagaaggagggtaGTAATCTAACTACGTGATGGTGGATGAGCACGGCGAACCAGCTGAAGCTGCTTAAACGAAAGCCGATATTCAAAAGCAAATAGACGCCCTGCAAGGCAAAATCACCGACATGCATCAAGCTCGAAAAACTACCGGAAAAAACCCCGACATCTCTTCAGAAGTTCAAGGTCTGAAGGAGAAACTTGACGAACACTCCAAATAGCTGGAGCAAAGCGCCGAAAAGCTAAGCCCGCTTCAGTCGGCAAACCCTGTCCTCCGTGACCAGAACCAAGCCCTCAACACGGCAGGCAACAAGAAGCGCCATTTCAACACCCGGGTCTGACCTATGGGAAATCTGAACATGCCTCCTGCACCTGGGGTAGCTGGGGCAACTCGGGAAGGGATCGAGAATCCTCAAATTCACGACCTGGAAGAGAGCAATTCCGATCCAGAACCCGAGAAAGAAGCCCCTGAGAGGACTGCAACAACAGAGTCCTCCATAACCGCCTACTTGGAGCAGATTTTCTCAAAGAGATTCGACGCCACGCAATCCATGGTAGAGCGCCTACCAGGAGTAGCTCCCCCAATCCAGAGGAGCAACCTAGAGTCCTACGCCGATACCCCCTTCGTGGAGGAAATCACCTCAGTCGAGATACCTAGAAAGTTCTCCTTCCCCAGCATCATGTTGACCCCGACGATCACATCGCGCACTACAAGCAAAGGATGTTGGCGGTTGCACTCCCTAAGGAGTCCCGCAAAGCCACGATGTGCAAAGGGTTCGGTTCCACTCTGATCGGACCTGCCTTGAAATGGTACATCAATCTCCCTACCAGGTCCATATCTTTCTTCGCAGGCCTGAGTGACAAATTCGTGGAGCAATTCGCAAGTAGTAGAAGCCTGGAGAAGACTTCAGATGGTCTCTACGAGATCCTCCAGCTTCGAGTGGAACCCCTATGACACTACATAGGCCGCTTAAGCCAGGAAAAAGTGGCGGTCCCCGAATGCAGCATCCCTACCGTGATCTCTGCCTTCAAGAGAGGTCTACTTCCAGATGGGGGGCTATACAAAGAGTTGACCATGTACCCTTGCAAGACCATCGAAGATGGGTTGTCGCGAGCCTGGGCACAGGTGAAGTGGGAGGAAGATGTTGCTAGCCGTGCCAAGGTTCAACCAAAGCAGGACCAAAGGTCAGCCCGATCAGATCGAGGAGACCGAGAGGAAAGATCCTCCCAAAAAGGATCCAAGGACTCTGATAGTAGAAACATGGGCAGGTTCCAGTACCGGCctcaagagaaggaagaagggaTGTCGGTATCTACCTGGCCCGATATCTCCCATCTCTCACTATCAACACCAGAGCTGGTCAACGCACTGAGACTGATGGGCCAACATGTTAAGTGGCCTCCAAAGATGAAAGCACCTGACTCGTTCAGGAACCCGGAACTCTGGTGCGACTTCCATCGCGATCATGGACACAAAACCGAAGATTGCATCGCCCTGAGGATCGAGGTCAACGAACTACTCCAAAAGGGGCATCTCCGAGAATTCCTCTCAGAGAAGGCCAAGGCCCACCTCAACAAAGAGACAGCAGGGAGATGCACCAACCTCACCACCTCGCCACCTCGCCAAGATCGGGTGATCCATGTTATATCTGGAGGCTCAGAAGTAAGCGGAGCAAGCCACACAGCCGCAAAGAAAAGCACCTGTAACGCTAAGCATGGTCTGGAAACAACTCAACCAAAGCGCCTACTTCTAGGCACCGAGAAGATAAGCTTCACAGCTAAGGATCAAAGGAAGATCCTAGCTCCCCACCATGACGCTCTGGTTATCTCCCTCACCGTAGCGAACTGCTTGGTGAAAAGAATACTAGTAGACAGCGGCAGCTCCAGCAACATTATCTTCCAGATGGCATACCAAGATCTGGGGCTGGAGGAGAGCGCCCTGACGCGAAAGGTAACCGCACTCATCGGATTCAGCGGCGAGGTCAAGCACACCGCCGGAGAAGCTATCCTCCCAGTATACGCTGAAGGAGTCAACATGTCCACCAAATTTATGGTCTAAGATTGCCAATCGGTATATAACATGATCTTGGGGCGACCCTGGATTCACGACATGGGAGCAGTTCCGTCAACCCTTTATCAGATGGTGAAGTTCCCTACACCCTGGGGCATCAGGACAATTAGGGGAGACCAGGAGAACTCTCGATCCTGCTACCAGACCACCCTGAAGGGGaagaccaaggtcttatagcaattacaaAGAAGACCTCGAACCCCGCAAATCCAGGGATCAGAGGTCAATGATACGAGTAATTGGGGGTCATTCCGGAGAAGGCGGACCCTGAATCATTCCAAGAACCCGAGGAATCCTCAGAGAACCTATTTTGACCGCTCCGCATGGTCTCCCCCGAAGCCCTTCAACGTTGCATCTGCTCGCAAGACCTTGTCCTCGCAGGACCCTCGTCCCCTGCCTTACATAGACAAGATCACCGAGAACCTTATCAGGAATCAGCCAGTGGTCTCGCGGATAACTAAGTGGGGCACAAGGAGACCTCCTCAGAGGGTACATCGGACGGATCCGGAGCAAAGGACGCAGGAGGGAAACACTTAGCCAGACAGGAGACCTCCGAACCTGGTCCCTCCAGTGGATGAATGTGACTACACGTTTCTTGGAAGTGCTGAAAAACTTCATCAACAGAAGACAATTGTCCTTGAACACTAAATGTCGGGGTCTGGACGCAAGAATGAGGCAGAACCCTGCAGAAGAAGCAGGAACCCTCCAGCAAGGACGCTCGTCCCAAAAGCAAGTCAAAACCTGCGGATCATCTAATAACAAGAGGTAAAACATGGCCTAACCACTGGGGTACCTCACAAGCTGATATCTTGTATGGTCTCCGGACcatgatttctattaattattttatctgttatttaatcatatgttttcctactcctatgtacgctgaaacgtctccggacaaagcttgtataataaaatagttccgactataaGAGAGTAGTAGGAATGCCataatacttaaaggggcaaatgagctggatcaggtccaagagaccttcgatcctggccaacccttaATGACAAGTGGTACGaccacaaagaaaaacaaaataaatatgagaaATAAGGTAGGAATGGGTCTGCGCAAGCCCGAGTATGCCGTCAATACTACCTAAAATCCATGTATAGCCTCAGGCATATCGGGATCCCaaacaaaaataccaaaaatgtgAAAGTACCTGTATTAAAACGCTACCTGCTAGAATAATATAGGGGACACGAGGTATAATTGCCCTTGAGAAAGTGAAAAAGTCCGGGAGCATCACATAatattcttcttctccaaacGTGGAAAGTAGCaaagcctggcacttgggtttTCACCCACACCAACACCCTCTAAGTCTGATGGTGGCTTTCTGCAGAAAGCAGCATGCAGCACGGGAAATCGATAGTGACCAGCTTCTGAGCGGTAGAATGAGATACCCCAACAGGTACCAAGAGTGGCCTCACCTAAGGTGGCATAATGCGGTCCCTTTAAAACCTTAATTTCGGGTTCTGAGGAAGAACTCCGGGCTCAGACAGGCATCAGGGCCAAGAACTTATTGGTTCCCTAAAAATATTTCTGGGTCCAAAGACCATGAATCCAATTCAAGACCTCAGGGTCCAGAACCCACGGTTCCCTAaaaacgaccttcgggtcctaAGCTTGTCAAAACTCTCCAAGTGACTCCAGGGTCCTAGAGGAGATCCAATTATACGAGATCCATATTGTCACCTAATCATTCAAGGGTCTAGAGGTTCCAAGGAACCTCAATACCCATGATCCGCGGGTCCTCCGACGTTCGTGACATCTAGACCCATGCGGCCCAGATCCTGTAAGAGACCCTCAAGCAATCAACGCTTAGCTCAACAACTCTTCGATTACGACTCGTGAGTCAAACCTCAAGGCCCCGAGGTCACTCAACGACCTGCAAACTTTCGAAAGATTGAAACTCGCCAAAACAATACGAATATCATCTACGAAAGGAGAAAAGATGCGAATCCCGAAGCATACTTAAAAAGGGAACAATAGGGCCATAGTCTTAAAACAACAAAAGACACAAAGCCTTGGTTCAAAGTTTCCAACCCTTATCAAAGGCAACTACAAAATGAAAGAAACTCCTTTACGGGGGTAAAAGTTCTGGAACAAGAAGGTCAGTTGGTGAGAGGATCGTCAGCAGACTCCGGCGCACCGCCCCTCTTAGGAACCTGTGGCTCATCATCGAAAAAAGGAACAGAGAGACCAAGAACCTCAGCCTCAGTAGTCTTCACGGTCTTGTATTGCTCCAGGGCTGCCGCAGGCTCCCAACTGTGACGGTGAAGCCATTCTCGCATCAGCTCCCAACAGGCCACAACCTTGGCACCATTTACGGCCATTGCCTTCTCATCATCGAAGACCTCTGCGGCGTATCTTAACTCACATATGTCCTCCTCCTTGTGATCCAACTGCTTCTGCAGAGAAGCGTTCTCCATTGCCACACGCTCCAGTGCCTCTTCCTGATTCTGTACTTTGAGCTTCAAGGCCTTAATTTCCCTCTCTTTGGCCAAGACAGCGTCTTTCTCCTCACGAAGCTGAGCGGTCAACGCATCCACTTCGGCCTGGGTAGTAGTCTTATCTTCCATCCTCTCCCCAAGATGGAATAGTTGAGACGCCGCCTGCATCAACATAATCCAACCTATAAAGAGAGACGTTGCGAAAGCAAGACAAAGAACATGATATGCTACCTGGAGTCGGTCACCCTGAAGAGAGCGAATGGCCATTGAAGAGTCTCCATCCGATGCCAGACACGCAGCGGTCAAGGGGAACGCCTTCGTATTCAAATTGGCCAGGACCTTAGACCAATTATCAGAGACGGGAGGAGAGGATTTGAGAGCAGAGACTTTAGACTTTTTCTTAGAGAACGAAGTAGCTGTGAAGGTAGTCGCCTGACGCCTGCTACTACCAACAAATTGGACCTCTTCATCTTCAACAGGAGCAGTTCGCTTGGCTGCAGCCTTCCTTGTGGACATCGTCTCAAGAGCTTTCTTATATTCCGCCAAGGCCTCATCACCTCTGGAACCCGACATCACGTCTGAAAGACTGAACCAACCTGGCTTAAATTCGTAGAAGGAAAATAGGAAAACTAAGATACAAAAGCTTACCTCTAATGCTACACCGATTTAACGCTTCAGCGCTTACAAGGAAAGAGACTTCGTGGCGTTCAAGGGGAAGCTCCAACAGCTGCTCGACCGTATCCCTTCCTGAAGGATAATCTGAGCGAGACATGACTgcataagaaaacaaaagacaTCAGCATCAGACAGTTAAAGAAAGTCGTGGCAGTTTCTATGACCCACCAGCTACACACCAATTGGGAGAGAGTCCAGGAAAAGACATAAAAGCAAACTTCAAAGTCCAACACCCCTCAAAGACAGGGCAAAATTTTTTTCTCAGCCTTCGAAAGCTCCAGCACATGAAGCGCTTTTCCACGAGGACGCAAACGATAAAACCCTCAAGATCACCGAGATTCTGCATAGCTATCAAGATCCTCCAGAAAGGAGGATTCTGCTGCCCAGGGGAGATCCTTCGAGATCTCGGCAACCAAAGAAGGAACCTGGTCTCTGAAACCCGATTCGAAGAAACCTTCATATACAGGGACCTCACCCAGCTCAAAATCCGAAACCCTATCACAAGGACGAGGGATCCGGATGGTAACGTCGTCGGGAAGACGAAACTTCCTTCTCCAGCTTACAACCTCCTCTACTCCTATTACCGATAGAGGACCCACCGGCGAAAATCTGTCTCCTCCCGGAGATGGCGGAGCCTCTCCAACGGTAGCATTCCTGAGTTCCTCTATTTTGGCGGTCAGATCCAGAGAAGATTCTGAGGAATCCATAGACTCACAGACCTCGTTTCCAACCCTACGTCTTGAATGAACCCTAGTACTTATCGAAGAAGAGCCGAGGACGAGATCTAATCCGTTTGTCATCGAAAAAAGTTCGGAATAAAGGATGGGGAGAAAGAAGGTGTTACATGAGAGAATGAAGACCTAGGCCTGAGCAACAGAGAACGCGCGAGATTTTGgtgagaaagaaaaggaaaccaAAAAGTCCAGGCTGCAAAAACGgggaaacaaaatcaaaaaccctaaGATTGACTTACACGTGTCAAAAAGATGAGACTGCACGGGAAACGGAGTCTCAAAGCACGATGAGGGAACCTATCACTCAATCCTAGGGACCCAAAAAACTAACGGGACCTTGAGGAACCCATTACCAGTATCATCTCTCCGACTCTCTCCAGCCTATACGCAGCCTAAAACATCAGAGTTCCAACACCGTCATCTAGAGAAGATAAGAGAAACTACTACTAGACTCCGGTCAAACACGAAGGAACCGATCCTCACCTGGGTTCAGAATGAGTTCCGGCTCGAGTGGAACCCAGGATAGCAAGATCAATGGAACGGGGTCCTGCCTAAGgggagcctgctgagaatgagcaaccctgattgacttgagtgcacaggttattccccgactTCGATGACAAAATCGataaataaggggcaaactgttggggaaaaaataccccggtatcatttcctccagcctccaAGCAGG includes:
- the LOC106441514 gene encoding uncharacterized protein LOC106441514 translates to MYPCKTIEDGLSRAWAQVKWEEDVASRAKVQPKQDQRSARSDRGDREERSSQKGSKDSDSRNMGRFQYRPQEKEEGMSVSTWPDISHLSLSTPELVNALRLMGQHVKWPPKMKAPDSFRNPELWCDFHRDHGHKTEDCIALRIEVNELLQKGHLREFLSEKAKAHLNKETAGRCTNLTTSPPRQDRVIHVISGGSEVSGASHTAAKKSTCNAKHGLETTQPKRLLLGTEKISFTAKDQRKILAPHHDALVISLTVANCLVKRILVDSGSSSNIIFQMAYQDLGLEESALTRKVTALIGFSGEVKHTAGEAILPVYAEGVNMSTKFMV